A window of Negativicoccus succinicivorans genomic DNA:
TAAAAAGTGATTTCAGTAAAATTTTTATTTTTCTTTATTTTCCACTTGAAGTGTTGCCTGCCTGTGCTATAATTAGTGAAATATCTATTAAGGGGTGATGAAAATGCGAGGACAGACCATTTCTCGCTCTGCCTATGTATCCATAGGCCTCATGTTATTTGCATTATTTTTCGGAGCGGGAAACTTGATTTTCCCGGCCTCTCTGGGACAAAATGCCGGCTTGAATTTTCCGGAAGCGATTCTGGGCTTTTTAGTTACCGGCGTCGGTCTGCCTTTGTTGGGCGTTATGGCCATCGGCTACTCCGGCAGTCGCGACCTGCAGGATCTTTCGTCGCGTGTCCATCCTGTCTTCGGTCTTTTATTTACGATTTTATTGTACCTGACGATTGGACCGTTTTTCGCCATCCCGCGTACGGGAACGGTATCGTATGAAATCGGCATCAAACCGTTTTTGGGCGCAGGCACGGGCAATTTGGAATTATCGATTTTTCTCGCCGTGTTCTTCGGTATTTCGTGGTGGTTCTCCATTTCACCGGCCAAGCTCGTTTCGCGTATCGGTAAAGTATTGACGCCGCTCTTACTTTTATTCCTCGGCATACTGATCGTGAAGTCCCTTCTCTCGCCGATCGGACCGATGCAGGCTCCGACGCCGACATACGCTACTTCCGGTCTGGCGTTTACGCAGGGCTTCCTGGACGGTTACAACACGATGGATGCGTTGGCGTCCTTGGTCTTCGGGATCATCATCGTCAAATCCGTCAAACAGTACGGCGCGGAATTTGAACGTGATATCGCGGCGGCTACGTTTAAATCCGGCTTGATTGCCGCGATCTGCCTGGGCGTTGTCTACGTCTTTATCGGCAACATCGGGGCGACCAGCGTCACCGGCATCGGCATGCAGGAAACAGGCGCGCCGGTTCTCTCGCTTTCGACGCAATTTTACTTTGGCGATCCGGGCGCATTCATTTTGGCTATCATCGTCATCTTGGCGTGTCTGACGACAAGCATCGGTTTGATTACGTCCTGCTCGACGTATTTCAACGAATTGGTACCGGCGCTTTCGTATCGCGTGTGGGTGAGCATCTTCTCCGTATTCTCCGCGGTAATCGGCATGTTTGGTTTGTCGACGATCATTTCCGCGGCGATTCCGGTGCTGATGTTCCTGTATCCCTTGACGATGGTTATGATGTCGCTGACGTTTTTGGCACCGCTTTTTGACAATCGCCAAGCGGGCTACTTTATTACCCAACTCTTTACATTGGTTCCAGCGCTCTATGACGGGTTGCGTACCGCCGGTTTTGAAATGCCGGCTCTCACGCACTGGATGGAAGCGAATTTACCGTTATTCGGTTATGGTTTGGGCTGGGTATCGTTTGCAGTCGTCGGCTTCATTCTGGCGCTCTGCTATGTGAAATTCGTAAAAAAAGCACCGACAACTGTCTAGTCGATAAAAAACCGGTCGGAAACTTTCCGGCCGGTTTTTGTGTGCTCTATTTTAAAATCGGTGGATATCTGCTAAAATAAAGACACATTTACACGGAGTTGTCCACCAACTTATCCTCATTGTCCACAGCATTAAACCCTTGTTTTACAATACTTTTACTTTTATTTCCACCATTTTCACGGAGAATTTTATGACCGATATTTTTGACTTTTGGGAAGCCGTACTTGCCCGACTGGGCGAACGGATTTCCCCGGAGATGTTGAACTGGCTCATGTCGCATGTCTTGCCGCTGACATTAACGGAAGACACATTGACGGCGCAAGTGAGTAAACCGTTTTTAAAAATTTGGCTCGAAAAAAATCTCTTAAGCGATTTGCAGGCGACTGTCAACGAAGTGGCCGCACGGCCGCTTACATTGCAAATCACCTTGCCCCAAGCGACGGACGTACCGATACCGCCGTTGCCGTCGACAAACACCACGGAAACTTTTACATTGCCCGAACCTCCGGTGCCGGTATTCCACAAACCGACACCAACCGGCGTGCAGGAAACCTCGCCGAGCACTACTCCGGCCGCCGCAGTACAAATCCCCGCAGCGCCGAAAAGTGAGTACAACTTCGGCAAGCATTCGATTCCCATCGATCCCGCTTGTACCTTTGATAATTTTATTGTTTCCAATTCCAATACTTTGGCGCGCAGCGCGGCATTCGCCGTCGCACAACAACCGGCGCAATATCAAAACCCGTTGTTCATTTACGGGCCATCGGGACTCGGCAAGACCCACTTGATGCATGCCATTTGCAATTATGTGCGCGCCCACACGCCGGAAAAGAAATTTTTATTTCTCACGAGCGAAGATTTTACCAATGATTTCATTTCCGCTCTGACGCAAAAAGGAGTGGAGCACAACCGCGCCTTTCGGGAAAAATATCGTTCCGTCGATTATCTGCTCATCGATGACGTGCAATTTTTCGGGAAAAAAGACGGCACGCAGTTGGAGTTTTTTCACACGTTCAATGAACTACTGAACAGTAAAAAACAAATCGTCATGACCTGCGACCGGTTACCGGAAAATATGGAGAAGGTCGAACAGCGACTGATTTCGCGTTTCCGCATGGGCCTGGTCGTCGAAATACAGCCGCCAGATTTTGAAATCCGCAGCGCCTATTTACAGAAAAAAGCAGCCGCCGCGGAAATTTCCATGCCGACGGATGTCGTATCGTTTCTCGCGGAAAATTTTACCGAAGATTTTCGGGAACTGGGTGGCGTATTTAATCGCATCGCCACATTACAGTCATTATCACCGGAACCGATTACGGTCGAGTGGGCACAGCAACAGCTGGCCGATATACTGCCGGCGGAACGCCGCATTATTTTGAATCCGGATATTATCATCAACGAAGTCGCAAGCTTTTATAAAATTCGCCGTGATAAACTCGTCGGCAAAACACGTCCGAAAAATATCGTTTTCCCGCGGCAAATCGCCATGTTCCTCTGCCGTGACATGTTGGATTTATCCTTTAAAGAAATCGCGGCGGCATTCAACAAAAATGACCACACGACCGTCATGCACGCTTACGACAAAATTTATAAAGAACTGCAAACCAATATCAAGCTGCAGGAAGAGATGCAACAGATCCGACAATTTCTGACCGGCGGATAACAAGCGGATGAAGAGCGAAAATGACGTGGATAATTCCGGATGTTATCCACTTTACCGGCAGGCATGATGGATAAGGAGCGCAATTTTATCTTTTATCCACCGACTTATTCACATCGATGCGAATAACATTTACAAGCTTTGACCGGATTATCCACTTTTCCACCGCGTCTACTACTACTGCTATTATTTAACTGTAAACAATCAAAACATCGCCATCGTAAGGAGGCCATCATGAAATTATCGTTACCCACCCAAGCTTTACAATCGGCATTGGATCAAGTAAGCCGTGCCGCCGCACCGAAAGTCGGTAATAATGCGTATGCGGGAATTTTATTAAGCGCTGCCGACAATATGTTGGAAATACAGGCGACGGATTACCAGGTCAGTGTACGGGTCCGCACGCCAGCGACAGTCACCGAACCCGGTGAAACGGTCGTATTGGCCGCGTATTTGCCGGAATTGATCAAAAAGTTGCCGGCGGGCACGGTAGAAATCCAAAGTCAGACCGGCGCATCCACATTATTGATTCGTGCGGGGCGCAGTGAAAATGAAATGGTAACCGGCGTCGCGGGCGAATTTCCCCGTTTGGATGAATTGGATCATCCGCAACAATTCACGTTGCCGAGCGATCAGCTGCGCGATATGTATAGTCTGACGCAATTCGCTGTCGCGGGTGACAACCAACGTCCGATTTTCAGCGGCATTTTGCTGGAGGCGGGGGAGAAAGCGGCGCGCATGGTCGCTACCGATACGCACCGGTTGGCATTGCGGGAAGTGGTGTTGGCGGATGCGTTGGCGCAGCCGGTGCGTTTGGTGATTCCCGAACGCGTGCTCGCCGATGTGGTGCGTTTGTTACCGACAAATGAACCGGTCGACGTGACGATTTCCTGGCACCGTGATTATGTCGCGTTCGAATTTGCGGGCGTATACTTCATGTCCAATTTGATCGCGGGTGAATTTCCTGATTATGAACGCGTGTTTCCGGCACGTTTTGATGCGAAGGCGATCATCGATCGGCGCGAATTTACCGCGGCATTGGAACGCGCAGCGTTAATTTCGCGCAACATGGCGTACAAAACCGTTACCTTAAAATGGGGCGACGGCAGTGTGGAAATCAGCGCGACGAGCGCCGAAGTGGGAAGCACGGAAGAAACATTACCGGTGAACTATGAGGGAGAAGCATTGGAAATCGTGTTCAACTGTTTCTACCTGCTCGATATTTTAAAACGTTCGACAGGCGATAAAATTACCCTACATATCCTGCAAAACGGACCGATGCTTGTGGAACAGGAAAACGATCCGGATTACCGCTATGTGGTCACGCCGATGCGAGGGCATTAAGATGCGAGAAATTACGATTCATACGTCTTTTATTGCGTTAAATGAACTGTTGAAACTCGCCGGCGTGGTCGGTTCGGGGGCGGAGGCGAAAGGATTGATCCGCAGCGGTGAAGTTTGGGTCAACGGCGAACCTTGCACCGTAGTTCGCAAAAAAATTACCGCCGATGATCGCGTCGATGTGCCCGATCAGGGAAGTTTCACGGTTGTGTCCGAAGTATGAAAATCGCCACCGTTGCGGTGACGGATTTTCGCAGCTATGCGGAATATTCGCTGACGCTTTCCGCTCCGACGACATTGCTTTACGGCCCGAACGGTTGCGGCAAAACGAATCTTTTGGAAGCGATGTACTTGGCTTCCGTGGGAAAATCACCGCGCACGAGTCATGATCGGCTGATGATTCGGCACAACGCGGAGAGCGCCGCCGTTCGGGTCGATTTTACGCGCCATGAAGTAGCGCAAAAAATCCAAATCAATGTATATAAAAATAAACGCAAAGAAATGTGGATCAATGCGACGCCGGTTCGCCAAAAAGAATTGGTCGGGACATTGCATACCGTTTATTTCGGACCGGATGATTTGCAGTTGATCAAAGGCAGTCCGCAGGGGCGCCGCCGTTTTTTGGATTTGAGTTTGGCGCGGGCGAATTCGCTCTATTATGATGCGTTACTGCGTTACAATCGGATTTTGGCGCAACGCAATCAACTGCTGAAAGCGCAGCGGGCGGTGGATTTGGCACCGTGGGACGAGCAGCTGGCGACGCAGGCCGTCTATATTACCAACGCGAGAATGCAGGCGCTGGAGGAGTGGAATAGGCTGGTCGGACCGACTTCGCAAACCTGGTCGGCCGGAGATCTCAACGTGCATTTGAAATACCTGCGTTTCTATGCCAAATGTGAAGACATTTCCAAAGAGGAGTATTTACATCTATATAAAGAAACGCTGGAACGTGATTTGAAAAGCGGTTTTACCTCCATCGGACCGCATCGTGCCGATGTGGTGTTTTACCATGAGGATAAAAATTTGGCCGATTACGGATCGCAGGGCGAGCAGCGGCTCGCCATTTTGGCGTTAAAATTATCCGAGACCACGTATTTAAAAGAACATGTCGGCGAATTGCCCGTACTGTTGTTGGACGATGTCCTCAGCGAACTCGATGAGGAACGGCAACAGGAACTGTTACGCTGGACTGCCGACCGACAATTGCAATTGATCATGACCGCCGCGTATCGTCCGAACCGTTTGCCGGAACCGGTCGATATGCGTTGCTTGGAGAAATCCCATGGCGCATAATTTGAATTCTTTACAACAGGCGCTTGCCGTTTGGACGGAACAATGGAAAGACCAGCCGCAAATGCAGTTGTACCGATTGCAGGAAAGTTGGCCCGAAGTCGTCGGCAAAATACTGGCGAAAAAATCCTTTATCGGTAAGTATGACGGCGTGACGGTCACGGTACTTGCGGATAATTCAGTCTGGCTGAATGAACTTTTTATTCAGCGGGAAAAAATTATTAAAAAATTGGTCGATCGATTTCCGGAATACACCATCACGGATTTAAAATTTCGCACCGGTCGTCGCGCGCAACAGGCGCCAAAAAAAGCGGCGGAAAAACGGACACAGGAGCATATTCCCGCATTGACCGCGGCGCAGAAAGAAGAAGTGGCTGCGTTTTTTACGGCGGTACCGGATCCGGCTTTAAAACAATCGCTGATTCATTTGCGCGAACGGCAGCTGGCGCTGGAATTGGCGCGACGGGAAGCGGGTTTTGTACCGTGCGGGGTTTGCCACCAGTTGACGGACGCGGTCGACGGTACTTGTGAAATGTGCAAGTTGCGGGCGCAGGCGCAAGAACGTCACGCCGTCACCCGCTATCTGAAAGAGCATCCGGCCGCGTCGTATCGGGATGTCATCGCGGCTGTGGGCACGAGCGAGAGCATGTATGCGCAGTCGCGGCAATACTTGATCTATCGGACGCTCGATCATATCTATCATCGTGTAGAAACAGCGGCGGAGCAGGTCATGCTCGCGAGTTTACTCACCGGTATCGAACCGCAGGAACTGACGGAGGATCATGTTCGCAATCTTTTGGCGAAGTTTGTGCGTAAAGCGGAAGATAAATGACGTAAAATAAAAAATAAGAGGATTTTATTCGTATCGATACTTACCCCATACAAAAATCAAAATAGGCCCATTATGGGCTTATTTTGATAAAATAAGTGTATTTTTAAAATTATTTATAGTATACTGTATATAATTAAGATAAAAATTTTGAAAAGGGGAAACTATGGCAGAAAATACTCGTAAAACCGGTTACGGCGCGCAGGATATTCAGGTCCTGGAAGGGTTGGAGGCCGTTCGCAAACGTCCGGGGATGTACATCGGCGACACATCGACGCGCGGTCTGCATCATTTGGTCTATGAAGTTGTGGATAACTCTATCGACGAAGCGTTGGCCGGTTTCTGTACTCATATTGAAGTTACGATTCATCAAGATAACAGCGTGACGGTGGTCGATGACGGTCGCGGTATTCCTGTCGATATGCATAAAACCGGTCGCCCCGCGATCGAAGTCGTGTTGACGGTGCTTCACGCTGGCGGTAAATTCGGCGGCGGCGGCTACACGATTTCCGGCGGTTTGCACGGCGTCGGCGTATCTGTTGTTAACGCCTTGTCTGAAAAAATGGACGTGCAGGTTTGGCGTGACGGTAAAACGCATGAAATCGCTTTTGTCCGCGGTCATATCAGCGAGCCTTTGCATTCCTACGGCCATGTCGAAACGACCGGCACCAAAGTTACCTTTTTACCGGATAAAGAAATTTTCACGGAGGGCGTGGAATTTTCGTTCGACACGCTCGCATCGCGTTTCCGCGAACTCGCGTTCTTAAATAAAGGCTTACGCATTACGTTAACGGACGAACGCGACGATGAAAAATATTCCGAAAGCTACCATTACGAAGGCGGTCTGAAATCTTTCGTCAAATATTTAAATACGAATAAATCAACAATTCATCCGAATGTGATTGATTTTGAAGGGGATCGCGACGGCATTTTTATCGAAATCGCCATGCAGTACAATGACGGTTTCAGTGAAAATGTTTACTCCTTTGCCAACAATATCAATACCATTGAAGGCGGTACGCATTTATCCGGTTTCCGCGCCGCGTTGACGCGCACGATTAACGACTATGCGCGGCGTTCCGGTCTGATTAAGCAAAATGAAGAAAATCTTTCCGGTGACGACGTGCGCGAAGGTTTAACCGCCGTCATCAGCGTGAAAGTTCCCAATCCGCAGTTCGAAGGTCAGACGAAAACGAAACTCGGCAACAGCGAAGTCAAAGGCATTGCCGATACGTTGATTTCGGAAGGATTGCACATTTATCTGGAAGAACATCCGGTCGACGGCAAAAAAATTATTGAAAAGGCATTGCTTGCCAGTCGCGCGCGGGAAGCGGCTCGTAAAGCTCGTGAACTGACGCGCCGTAAAAACGCGCTCGAAGTTTCGAGTTTACCCGGTAAACTTGCCGACTGCTCCGAACGCAATCCGGAAATGACGGAAATTTATCTTGTCGAAGGTGACAGCGCGGGAGGTTCCGCAAAATCCGGCCGCGATCGTCGCTTCCAAGCGATTTTGCCCCTGCGCGGTAAAATTTTGAACGTTGAAAAAGCGCGTTTGGATCGCATTTTGAATAATGAAGAAATTCGTTCGATGATCACGGCGTTCGGTACCGGCATCGGACAGGAATTTGATCTCAGTAAATTGCGTTACTATAAAATTATCATCATGACGGATGCCGATGTCGACGGCGCGCATATTCGTACCTTGTTGTTGACATTCTTCTACCGCTACCTCACTCCGTTACTGGAAGAAGGGCACATTTATATCGCGCAGCCACCGCTATACCAATTGCGTAAAGGACGCAGCAAATGGTACATGTACAGTGACGAAGAATTGGCGCAAAAACTCGATGAGATCGGTCGGGAAAATATCACCGTGCAACGTTACAAAGGTCTCGGCGAAATGGACTCGGAACAACTTTGGGATACGACGATGAATCCGCAGTATCGCACGCTGTTGCAGGTCGGTATGGAAGATGCCATGGCGGCGGATCGGATTTTTACCGTATTGATGGGAGACAAAGTCGAACCGCGGCGGCGTTTCATTCAGGAAAACGCGAAAAATGTTACCAACCTCGATTTATAAAAAACGGCTTCGGCCGTTTTTTTGTGCGATCTTTCAGTTAAATTTGCACGGTGATTCAGATGGATCCGTTCACATATGACAAAACAGCACTGACGAAAGAGAAACAGAAATCGACGGAAGGTTTATTAGTACCAGATATAGAAACAAAAAGTAATATACTATTAACCATCTACTATATACGCACATTACGTTATTAAAATATTCTCTAAATCAATGGAAACCGGAGAAAAAATGATGAAGTACGGGGAAAAATAATGAAGTACGTGGAAAAATAATAATCAAAAGGAATTTTTGCGGAAAAAAGTATTTTGGCTTGCATTTTCAGACCTTAATGCTATAATTGAACTAATTAAAAAAAGGAAAAGAAGGTGATGACAGATGGCGGAACCTAATTTGACAGACGGCTATCTTCCGGGAGAAGAAACGGCTCCGAAATTGAAACGCAGTCTGAAAGCACGTCATATGAATATGATCGCCATTGGCGGCGCCATCGGTACCGGTCTCTTCGTAGCCGGTGGGGAATCCGTTTCCCAAGCGGGTCCGGGCGGCGCGCTGCTCGCGTATTCGCTCATCGGTATCATGGTGTATTTCTTGATGACGAGCTTGGGTGAAATGGCCACTTACATGCCGGTTTCCGGTTCGTTCGGAACGTACGCTGCACGGTTTGTGGATGAGGCATTCGGATTTGCGCTCGGTTGGAACTATTGGTTCAACTGGGCCATTACATTGGCGGCGGAACTGGTCGCCAGCGCTCTGATCATGAAATATTGGTTTCCCGATACGCCGTCCATTGTCTGGAGCGCGTTGTTCTTTGTTCTGATCTTCGGCTTAAACTATATGTCAACGCGCTTATTCGGTGAAAGTGAATTTATTTTTGCCGGCGTGAAAGTCATGACCGTCATCGTGTTTCTCTTTGTCGGCGCATTGTTGATCCTCGGTATCGGCGCCGAATCGCCCGGATTTACCAACTGGACGGTCGGAGAGGCGCCGTTTGTCGGCGGCTGGGCGGCCGTTCTCGGCATTTTCATGATCGCCGGTTTTTCGTTCCAGGGCACGGAAATGATCGGTGTCGCGGCGGGTGAATCGGAAAACCCGAAAGAAAACGTACCGAAAGCGGTCAACACCATTTTCTGGCGCATCCTGTTGTTTTATCTCGGTGCTTTCACGGTCATCGGTTTCCTGATTCCGTATACGGATCCCAACCTTTTAAACAGTTCGGTGGAAAACATCGCGATCAGTCCGTTTACGCTCGTCTTTGAACATTTCGGTTTGCCGGCCGCGGCGGGCATTTTGAATGCCGTTATTTTGACAGCGGTACTTTCGGCGGGCAACTCGGGCGTGTATGTATCGACTCGTATGCTGTACGCGTTGGCCGCGGAAGGCAAAGCGCCGAAAGTGTTTCTGAAAGTCAATAAACGCGGTATTCCGACCAATGCGTTGTTTGCGACGGCCGTGTTTGGTATCGCCGCATTCCTTACGAGCTTCATCGGTGACGGCGCCACATACAACTGGCTGATCAATATCAGCGGTATGGCGGGATTCATTACCTGGGTCGGCATCGCGATTTGTCACTATCGCTTCCGTCGCGCGTATATTCGCCAAGGTTACGATTTAAATGATTTGCCGTATAAAGCGTCGCTGTATCCTTTCGGCCCGATCTTCGCGCTGGTCTTGTGCCTGATTGTCATGGCGGGGCAGAACTACACCGCCTTTACCGGTCAGAAAATTGACTGGTACGGTGCCAGTGTCGCGTACGTCGGCATTCCGGTATTCCTTGCCGTGCATTTTTGGTACAAAATGAAACACAAAACGAAATTAATTCCGTTGGAAGAAGTCAATTTGGATCCGCATGACGACGAATTGCTCGCGCAAAGCGGCGAAGAAGTTGACGCTTGAATGAACATAAAAACGATCCCGAAAGGGATCGTTTTTATTATACAAAAAGTTAAACAATGAAAGAAAAAGAAATAATAATTCGCCATTTACAAGGCCGATTGCTATAATATATCTAAACAAAAAAATCGCCGTGGCAAAAAGACGATAGATGGAGGCAGCATAATGAAGCATTGGTGGCAATGGTTAATGTTGACGATATTATGTTTGGCGGTGTGCGGATGCGGCAAAAGTTCGACAGCCGAAGTACCGCCGCCATTGGTTAAAACGATGACGATCGGCGCGACGGAAACCGCGGCGGAACATTCGTTTTCCGGCACGGTGCATGGTCGCACGGAATCTCCTTTAGGATTTCAAATTCCGGGAAAAATCGTGCATAAATTCGTGCAGTCCGGCGATCGTGTCCAAACGGGCGATCCCTTATTCTCGTTAGATGCGAATGATGTGGAAGCGCAAGTCGACGCGGCGCAGGGACAGGCCGACGCCGCCGCCGCGCAATTGGAACTCGCGAATAAAACACTCGCGCGCATGGAAACTCTCTATGCGCAAGACGCGATTTCGGCGCTGAAAATTGACGAAGTGCGCAGTAAACAGCAGTTGGCGCAAGCGCAGCACGATCAGGCGCAGGCCGCTTTATATCGGGCGCAAAATCAAGCGTCGTTTGCCACTTTGCGGGCGGATCGTGACGGTGTTGTCGGCATGATCATGGCGGAAATCGGCCAGGTCGTCAGCGCGGGTATGCCGGTCGTGGCGATCGTTGATAACAGCAGTTTGGATGTACAGATTTCCCTTACGGAAAAAAATATTTCCGATTATCCGGTGGGCAGCTCCGCCGAAGTGACATTCTGGGCGTTACCGGACCAAAAATCGACGGCGGTAATGCGCGAAGTTTCACCGGCGCCGAATCCGAAAACGGGAACCTATGACGCGAAGTTGACGCTCAGCGATCCGCCGGCGCAATTGGCGCTCGGCAGTACGGCCGAAGTGCATTTCACGGGCGCGTCCGGCGAGCAGATACTGGTACCTTTGAGCGCGCTTGCGCCGCAATCCAAAACACCGGCCGTTTGGGTCGTGCGGGATGAAAAAGTCACTCTTGTCAACGTAACGACAGGGGCGTACCGAGGCGATCAGGTGGAAATTACCTCCGGTCTCAATAAAGGGGATCGAGTCGTTGTTGCCGGTGCGCAAAATCTGACGGAAGGGCAAGCGGTCCGGATATGAAATCATTTAACTTAGCGCGATGGGCGGTCAAACACCGCCCCATCGTTTACTTTTTTATCGTTTCGATCTTAATCGCCGGCATCGTGAGTTTCTTTGACTTGGGTCGGCGCGAAGATCCCGACTTTTCGATTCGCTCGATGACGATCGCCGCGGCTTGGCCGGGCGCGACCGCCGAGCAGATGAACGAACAGGTCACCGATAAGATCGAGCAGAAATTGCAAGATACGCCGGGGCTTGATTACATCAAAAGCTTCACCAACGGGGACACCACGGTTATTTACGTTTGGTTGCGCGAAGATCTTCCCAAAGAAAGCGTGCGGCCGACCTGGACCGATGTGCGCAATCTCACCAATGACGTTTGGCGCGAGCTCCCGAAAGGGGTCGTCGGTCCGTTCATGAATGATCGGTTTGATGATGTTTACGGCTCGATTTACGCGCTCACCGGGGATGATTTTTCCTACGAGGAAAAACGGGAATACGCGGAAACACTGCGTCGTGAGCTTTTGAAAATTCCCGAAGTGCAAAAAGTAAAATTGCTCGGTGTCCAGGAGCAGACGATTTATATCGAAATGGAAGAAGCGAAACTGGCGCAGCTCGGTATCGATCCGCGCATGGTCTTCCAAATGTTGCAGCAGCAGGGCACATTGTTGCCCGCTGGCTCTGTGCGTACCGGTTCGCATAATGTCGCGTTGCGCATCACGGGACTTTTAGATTCCGCGGAAGCCATTCAAAATTTGTCCATTCACATGGGTGAACGCTCCATTCGTCTCGGTGATATCGCGACCGTCAAGCAGGCGTACGCCGATCCGCAAAATCCGGTCATGATGTTCAACGGTAAAGAAGCCGTCGGCATTGCGATCTCCATGGCGCCGGGCGGGAACGTTTTGAATCTCGGCGATGAATTGACGGAGGCGATCGCGCAGTATAAAAATGATTTGCCGGTAGGATTGGAGATCGGTCAGGTCACCAACCAGCCGGAAGTCGTCACCGGCGCGATCAACGAATTTACACGAGCGCTTGCCGAGGCGATCGTGATTGTATTGCTGGTCAGCTTCCTCGCGCTGGGGTGGCGCTCCGGCGCGGTCGTCGCGCTGTGTATTCCGGTCGTTGTCGCGGCTACCTTCGTTATCATGCATTACTTCGCAATTGATTTGCAGGTCGTCTCCTTAGGCGCGCTCATCATTTCTCTCGGTCTTTTGGTCGATGACGCTATCATCGTCGTGGAAATGATGCAACGCAAACTGGAAGAGGGCGTGGATCGGTTGCACGCGGCGACCGCGGCCTATGAAATCACCGCGTTTCCGATGCTTTCCGGCACGCTGATTACCGCCGCCGCGTTTATCCCGATCGGTCTTGCCAAAGGGATTGTCGCCGAATACACGGAGAGCCTTTTTTCCGTCACCGCGATCGCGCTTATCATTTCCTGGTTCGCCTCCGTACTCGTTAGCCCCGTATTGGGCTATAAAATGATTAAGGTGACACCGCCGGATGAACAAAAGGAAACCCGTTGGGGCGCGTTCCAGAAGAAGTTATTAAACGGATTT
This region includes:
- a CDS encoding efflux RND transporter periplasmic adaptor subunit, giving the protein MKHWWQWLMLTILCLAVCGCGKSSTAEVPPPLVKTMTIGATETAAEHSFSGTVHGRTESPLGFQIPGKIVHKFVQSGDRVQTGDPLFSLDANDVEAQVDAAQGQADAAAAQLELANKTLARMETLYAQDAISALKIDEVRSKQQLAQAQHDQAQAALYRAQNQASFATLRADRDGVVGMIMAEIGQVVSAGMPVVAIVDNSSLDVQISLTEKNISDYPVGSSAEVTFWALPDQKSTAVMREVSPAPNPKTGTYDAKLTLSDPPAQLALGSTAEVHFTGASGEQILVPLSALAPQSKTPAVWVVRDEKVTLVNVTTGAYRGDQVEITSGLNKGDRVVVAGAQNLTEGQAVRI
- a CDS encoding amino acid permease, with the protein product MAEPNLTDGYLPGEETAPKLKRSLKARHMNMIAIGGAIGTGLFVAGGESVSQAGPGGALLAYSLIGIMVYFLMTSLGEMATYMPVSGSFGTYAARFVDEAFGFALGWNYWFNWAITLAAELVASALIMKYWFPDTPSIVWSALFFVLIFGLNYMSTRLFGESEFIFAGVKVMTVIVFLFVGALLILGIGAESPGFTNWTVGEAPFVGGWAAVLGIFMIAGFSFQGTEMIGVAAGESENPKENVPKAVNTIFWRILLFYLGAFTVIGFLIPYTDPNLLNSSVENIAISPFTLVFEHFGLPAAAGILNAVILTAVLSAGNSGVYVSTRMLYALAAEGKAPKVFLKVNKRGIPTNALFATAVFGIAAFLTSFIGDGATYNWLINISGMAGFITWVGIAICHYRFRRAYIRQGYDLNDLPYKASLYPFGPIFALVLCLIVMAGQNYTAFTGQKIDWYGASVAYVGIPVFLAVHFWYKMKHKTKLIPLEEVNLDPHDDELLAQSGEEVDA
- the gyrB gene encoding DNA topoisomerase (ATP-hydrolyzing) subunit B, with product MAENTRKTGYGAQDIQVLEGLEAVRKRPGMYIGDTSTRGLHHLVYEVVDNSIDEALAGFCTHIEVTIHQDNSVTVVDDGRGIPVDMHKTGRPAIEVVLTVLHAGGKFGGGGYTISGGLHGVGVSVVNALSEKMDVQVWRDGKTHEIAFVRGHISEPLHSYGHVETTGTKVTFLPDKEIFTEGVEFSFDTLASRFRELAFLNKGLRITLTDERDDEKYSESYHYEGGLKSFVKYLNTNKSTIHPNVIDFEGDRDGIFIEIAMQYNDGFSENVYSFANNINTIEGGTHLSGFRAALTRTINDYARRSGLIKQNEENLSGDDVREGLTAVISVKVPNPQFEGQTKTKLGNSEVKGIADTLISEGLHIYLEEHPVDGKKIIEKALLASRAREAARKARELTRRKNALEVSSLPGKLADCSERNPEMTEIYLVEGDSAGGSAKSGRDRRFQAILPLRGKILNVEKARLDRILNNEEIRSMITAFGTGIGQEFDLSKLRYYKIIIMTDADVDGAHIRTLLLTFFYRYLTPLLEEGHIYIAQPPLYQLRKGRSKWYMYSDEELAQKLDEIGRENITVQRYKGLGEMDSEQLWDTTMNPQYRTLLQVGMEDAMAADRIFTVLMGDKVEPRRRFIQENAKNVTNLDL
- a CDS encoding efflux RND transporter permease subunit, with amino-acid sequence MKSFNLARWAVKHRPIVYFFIVSILIAGIVSFFDLGRREDPDFSIRSMTIAAAWPGATAEQMNEQVTDKIEQKLQDTPGLDYIKSFTNGDTTVIYVWLREDLPKESVRPTWTDVRNLTNDVWRELPKGVVGPFMNDRFDDVYGSIYALTGDDFSYEEKREYAETLRRELLKIPEVQKVKLLGVQEQTIYIEMEEAKLAQLGIDPRMVFQMLQQQGTLLPAGSVRTGSHNVALRITGLLDSAEAIQNLSIHMGERSIRLGDIATVKQAYADPQNPVMMFNGKEAVGIAISMAPGGNVLNLGDELTEAIAQYKNDLPVGLEIGQVTNQPEVVTGAINEFTRALAEAIVIVLLVSFLALGWRSGAVVALCIPVVVAATFVIMHYFAIDLQVVSLGALIISLGLLVDDAIIVVEMMQRKLEEGVDRLHAATAAYEITAFPMLSGTLITAAAFIPIGLAKGIVAEYTESLFSVTAIALIISWFASVLVSPVLGYKMIKVTPPDEQKETRWGAFQKKLLNGFKNSLETVLRYRKTVVLATIAAFLIAAISYPLLKKEFFPASVRPELIVETELPLGATQAATKKMTNEFTAHFYGDKRVESVTSYIGESAPRFILPFEPVPPRTNYAQTVIVATDTDARRSLQTDVERVLADDFPDVRSNIRLIQTGPPAPYPIMYRLSGPDTEQLQKYANEGVQLMQQDKEVSLVNMDWPQMTPSVEVKIDQDRIRQLGADNYAVAADLYTKLSGYQVSSAYLGDQLVPVKFRLPPGRQQLGDLANLAVHVGGGRYVPLGQFATLTPTTENTMIWRRNLTPTITIRANVADDTPADTVSERIYTKTLADFRENLPTGYSLEYDGSVERSHTSVDSIVVVMPVMIFVILMVLMFQLGKIKLMILAAITAPLGLIGSIVALQLTRKPLGFVAILGIIALSGMIIRNSIILLDQIETHRADGEPLHEAVVNAAMMRFRPILLTALAAILGMIPLMRSYFWGPMAFAFSGGLLIATLLTLFFLPAIYTWVYRREE